CCCAATAACATCCTCTGTTAAAACGAAGGTTTCTATTTCATAGATACCGGGCTGGAAGATGCTTGCTAAGGGAGCTTGAGGGGATGCAGGCATTCCTTTTTCTGCTTTTAAATCTTTCACAATTCCATCAAAAGGTGCTTTTATGTCCGATCTTTCAATCTGATACTTGATTTGTTCAATTTGGGCATCCAAAGATTCTATCATTCCTTTATAATATTGAACCGTTCCGGACTTGTCAGAACCTTGATTCAGTTGAGACTCCAGGAGGGCAATTTGACTTTTTATTGCTTTCTTTTGTCCTTCGTAGTAAAGATCACTGCCTTCAGTTTGTTCTTTAAGCAATTTAAGAACATCTTCCTGTATTTTCAAATTGCTTTTAGCTTGCTTTAAAGCTTCTTCAGCATCGTCCTTCTCTTTTTGGCTGACTGCCCCGCTTTCAAACAAAATATTGATTCTTTTATATTCCTCTTCTGCCATTTCAAGTTGTCTTTTAGCTTCTTCAATCCTTATTTGCTGCTGATTGATTTGAGATTTATAGGGTGCACTATTGGTCTCCACCTTTTGTCCTTCTAACCCTTGCAGCTGAGCTTTTAAACTAACAAGCTGCTGGTTCATTTCATCATAGGTTTTTTTCTCCTGTCCCTGCATACTGATTTTCTGTTCTTCCAATTGGGCCAGTTGATAGGTTAAATCTTTAGTATCTATTTTTAAAAGGATATCTCCCTCTTTAACTTTATCCCCTTCTTTTACATGAACTGCTTCAACTAAACCTTGAACCGCAGGATAAATAGTTTCCTGCTTTTGTGCCGTTACAGTCCCTTCTTCCCTAAAGGAAACTTCTACAGTTTTAGGTTGAACCTGAAGTACTTCTGCCGTTAAAGGCTTTAAAGCAGAAAAAATACTCAATAAAATAATCAGTATGACCCCCGAAATTAAGAAAATCCATTTAAGTGATTTCTTCATAAAAAGCACCCTCTTTCTTTATTCTCTTTCTTTATTCTCTTTCTTTTAACACTTCTACTAAATCCAACTTCTTAATATTCCGTGCAATATTAAGCTGTGCCAAAATAATGGCAAGAGCCGTTCCCATTAAAGCTATCACAAATGAGGAAGGTGAGGTATAAGTAGGCATCGTCATGATATCACTGCTCATACTTTCTGCCATACTCTGTTTAAAAACAAAGGTCATGGGTATTCCCAAAAGCATTCCTACGCCCCCAAGCATCCACTGCTCAAAGGATATAATTTCTAAGACTTCTCTATAAGTCATCCCCAAAACCCTTAAGGAAGCCAGTTCTCTTTTTCGCTCCGCCAGCGAGATAATGCTGGAATTATATACAATGGCAAAGCCTGTAACTACCGCAATTAAAACCATAACCCAAATCATATACCCATAGGAACCTAGCATTTCCTTATATTTATTAAGTGTTGTACTGCTTTCTTCAATCGATTGAATAACTTTTGAAGTTTTATATTCGTTCTTTAATGAAGCAATATCCTTTGGATGAATATTTAAGATCGCACTGGTAGCAATTTTACCTTGACCTAAGAGTCTTCCTAAACTTTCTTCTTCCATATAGGCATTGCCTCCTAAATATTGCGGAATAATGCCGGTTACATAAACATAAATAGGATCTTCTTTGGCCCAAGGGCTCTCAAATTGAACTTTGTCTCCAACTTCTACATGAAGAGATTTGGCAATGGAATCCGATAAAAGAATTCCTTCTGTTGGAACTTTCACTTTGTTTCCGCTAGAATCCAGAATGTTATATAGATTTGATTCTTTATGAAGTCCCAGGATCACCAGATTTTTTTCATGATACATATTTTTAAAAGTTGCAGGGACCTCCAGCATCGTTTCCATTTCTATAATACCCTTCTTGTTTTTGAGCTCTCTAAGAACATCTTTTACATACAAAGGAGACTCGAAGCTTACTTTTACATTATAGGTTTGGACCTTGTTAAACTGGTCGAATATCATCATATCAAGCATATCATTAAAGGAAATCATCGTTGCCATCATAGCAAAGGTAAAAATAACTCCTATAAGGGTGAAAAAACTTCTGCCCTTGCTGCGAAAGATATTCCTCATAGCCATGCGTCCCTGAACGGTTAAATTGCTCCATAGAAGTTTTATGCTTTCTATCAGGATTTTCTTACCAATAGGCGGAGCTTCCGGTCTCATTCCTTCCGCAGGATGAAGTTTAAGTACTCCTTTAACCCCTTGGAAACCGGCAAAAAGGCAGCCAAGAACGGATAAAACAATTCCCATTATAAAATACTCCCAGGAAAACTGATTTTTTAGATTAGGCAACTGGAAGAATTCTTTATACACTTCCGTCATACCTCCGGATAAAGCTGTTCCAAGCAACCCTCCAATGATGCCTCCTCCAAGGCCTATAATCCAGCTATAGGATAAATAGTGGAATAAAATCTCTTTCTCCGTATATCCAAAGGCTTTTAATGTTCCAATCAAACCTCTTTGCTGTTCTACCAACCGCTTTAACATAATGTATAAAATGATTGCTGATATACCAATAAATAAAAAGGGAACACTTTTAGCCATAGAAGCAACCCCATCCAATTCCTGTTGCAGCATGGCATGACTGAGTTGATCCTTTCGCTCAAATGCTACTTCAAAACCGTATTTTTTTAACTTCGCCTTTAGTTCGTCTTCTACATCTTGAAAGCTATAGCCTTCTTCTAAAGTAAAAATAATGTCATTAACAGTTCCCCCTGCACCAAATAAAGAATCCATAGCTTCATAAGGAATATAAGCAATATCAAAAGTTTCCGGTGTTGGCATCATGCTCTGCTCATTTTGCATAGGATAAACAAATTCCGGACTTTGGGCTGTTCCTGCAATCACTAACTTTCTTTTTACTCCATTGATGACTACAGAGATTTCTTCCTCCATCTCCAATCCATGGACTTCAAAAAATTTAGGGCCAATCCAAATATTTGCTTTGTCAGCTTCCAATTCCCTGCCCTGAATTTTTTGTACGCCGTTTAAATGAGAGGGATCAGCAGGATCTATGGCTACCAGTCTAAGATATACATTATCCTCTTTTCCCTTAGGAAGAAGCACTCGAATATCTTTCACCAAGCGCCCTTCTATTTTTTTAATCCCTTCTATCCTGGAAAGGGTTTGAACCTTCGATAGGGGCATGGAACGTATTTTTGCAAATCCTTCGGCAAAATGCTTTTCCTCATAGAATTCATTCTTTGCCCGATTGAGATTATCCATGGCAATGGACATAGCCGTATAAGACATCAAGCCAATACTAATGACAATCAGACAGGCAATATATGCCATCTTATTTTCTTTTAAATCTCGAAATAATTTCTTCCATAGAATCACCATACCACCTCCTCAGGGGACAATGGCTTCTCATTTTTTTCTATGCGGTCAAGTCTTCCATCTTTAATATAAAATATCCTATCCGCCATCTTAGCAATTTCACCGTTATGGGTAATAATAATCACTGTTTTCTTATACTCTTCATTGAATTTACGAAGTAACTTTAGTACCTGAAGGCCTGTTGTGATATCCAATGCGCCCGTAGGTTCATCACATAATAGAATCTCAGGATTTTTAGCAATAGCCCGGGCTAAAGATACCCTTTGTTGTTGACCTCCCGACATTTGAGACGGAAAATGATGAGATCTGTCTTCAAGTCCTACTTCCTTTAAAACATCTTCCACTTTTAGTGGATTCTGTGCAATCTCTACAGAAAGTTTAACATTCTCATAGGCTGTTAAATTAGGCATGAGGTTGTAAAATTGAAAAACGAAGCCAACAGAGTTTCTTCTATAAAGGGTGAGTTCTCTGTCTGAGGCGCCATGAAGACTTTGATCTTTATAGTACAATTCACCCGAAGTAATGGTATCCATGCCTCCAATTAAGTTTAACATCGTACTTTTCCCAGAGCCGCTGGGTCCAAGGACAACGACAAATTCCCCCTCATATATTTCAAAGCTGGCATCTTTTAAAGCTTCCACCGTTACTTCTCCCATTTGATATACTTTTCTTAAGTTCTTTGCTCGTAATAATAATCCCATTTTGACACCTCCCATCGAATTATGTGTATGTTGTTTCCCTCTTTATATTGTCGAGTGACTGACTACATTAATTTAGTCAAAAAAAATTCCATGTTTGTTTTAGTGTATCATCTGCTATTAAAAATTATGAATTATAATAAGAATATATTTCATATTTTTATAATATACCTCATCATTGCATATGTCAATATACTTATGAAATATTAAGTTGATTTATTTCATAATTTCTATTATGCTATTAATGAGGTGAATAAGATGAATGGTTTTGAACTGCGTAAGAAAAAAAAGATGGAAAGTATTCTCCTTGCTGCAAGAGAACTATTTTGCCAAAAGGGAATTAAAGCTGTAACCATTACAGAAATTGCAAAAAAAGCACAGGTGTCTCCTGTCAGTATATATAATTTCTTTGAAAGCAAAGATAACTTAGTGAAAGAAGTCGTTTTTTCAATTATGGATGAGCAGATGAAAGTCTACGAAGAATTGCTGGACAGCGAGCTTCCATTCAAAGAAAAATTTGAAAAAATGGTTTTTATGAAAATGGAGGCTGTTGAACAATTCAGCTCTTTGATTTTACAATCGCCCATATGGAATGAGCCTTTTACTCGAAATATTATTAACCACTTTTATGAAACAAAGACGATTCCCCTAACAAAAAAATTTATTGAACAAGGAAAAAAGGAAGGCTTTGTAAATCCTGATATTTCTACAGAGTCCATTGTATTATATGTAGATATGTTTAAATCTCTATTGGAGCGGCCGATGATTTCAAAACAAGAAGCATATGATTTGATTTATCTTTGTTTTTTTGGTCTTTTAGGTAAAACTACATCTATGGAACTTTAAGTACTTTCGTATGAAAGTGCTTTTTTATTTAAAAAGAATGAGTTTAGTAAAATATATACCTAACAAATGCATAGGATAAAAAATATAAAAAACATATTTATTCATCTTGATATTGAGTTTGGTATGCCCGTAGATCAATGGAATACTGAATACCGCAAAGCCCTGGATATGATTGGATAAAAGAGGTATGCTTAAGAAAATACCTGTAACGATCGCAGAAAGTTCTCTTTGATTTCTAAAAATATAAAATAAAACCATGAGTAAAATTCCCTGCAGACCATAGCTGAAATCTCCCAAGGATACAAGGATCAGTAATATCGTAACAATAAACCATTTCTTTTCCTTTAAAAAATGAATTATGAGCAATCCCATAAGCAAGGTAGGAAAAATATTAAGCTCATACCACGATAAATCGAACGCCAGGACATAAAAAGGCTGCGAGAGTACACTAAAAATCCCTAACCTTATGGCATATTTGATGATATTGCTGGTATATAAAAACCCTACTACGATACAGTAAGCAAATAAAGGAAAGGATATTCTTCCAATAATCCTCAGCACGATCATATCTGGAAAGAATACATACCCTATATGGTCAATCAGCATAGTAATAGCAGCAACAATTTTTAAGAAATTTGTATCAAGATTAGAACTTATCTTGGGCTCTAAGGTATTTTCATAGATCATCTTAAATACTCCTTATTCTCATCTATATAAAATAATGACTAAAAAAGAAGGCATTTCGTTAAGATTTTTTATGCAATAATAATGATAATACTTTTTATTTGAGAATCGTTCTTGACATTGTTATTATTATATAGTATTATTTCTATATTAGCACATGACAGCTAGTTAGTATACTTAAACATCTTAATCCCCCCTCTTTAAATGTTTAAAAGCAGCTCAATCTTTGAGCTGCTTTTATTGTTCCCCTAATGCTTCACTTATATCTCTTTTTAACCCATTTAAAGGCCAAGGTCAATAAAACATATAAACAGAT
The genomic region above belongs to Defluviitalea saccharophila and contains:
- a CDS encoding ABC transporter ATP-binding protein, yielding MGLLLRAKNLRKVYQMGEVTVEALKDASFEIYEGEFVVVLGPSGSGKSTMLNLIGGMDTITSGELYYKDQSLHGASDRELTLYRRNSVGFVFQFYNLMPNLTAYENVKLSVEIAQNPLKVEDVLKEVGLEDRSHHFPSQMSGGQQQRVSLARAIAKNPEILLCDEPTGALDITTGLQVLKLLRKFNEEYKKTVIIITHNGEIAKMADRIFYIKDGRLDRIEKNEKPLSPEEVVW
- a CDS encoding TraX family protein, which translates into the protein MIYENTLEPKISSNLDTNFLKIVAAITMLIDHIGYVFFPDMIVLRIIGRISFPLFAYCIVVGFLYTSNIIKYAIRLGIFSVLSQPFYVLAFDLSWYELNIFPTLLMGLLIIHFLKEKKWFIVTILLILVSLGDFSYGLQGILLMVLFYIFRNQRELSAIVTGIFLSIPLLSNHIQGFAVFSIPLIYGHTKLNIKMNKYVFYIFYPMHLLGIYFTKLILFK
- a CDS encoding HlyD family secretion protein, with the protein product MKKSLKWIFLISGVILIILLSIFSALKPLTAEVLQVQPKTVEVSFREEGTVTAQKQETIYPAVQGLVEAVHVKEGDKVKEGDILLKIDTKDLTYQLAQLEEQKISMQGQEKKTYDEMNQQLVSLKAQLQGLEGQKVETNSAPYKSQINQQQIRIEEAKRQLEMAEEEYKRINILFESGAVSQKEKDDAEEALKQAKSNLKIQEDVLKLLKEQTEGSDLYYEGQKKAIKSQIALLESQLNQGSDKSGTVQYYKGMIESLDAQIEQIKYQIERSDIKAPFDGIVKDLKAEKGMPASPQAPLASIFQPGIYEIETFVLTEDVIGLKEGMAVELIQERKDKDVVFEGVVDRIAPSAEDRISSLGLTEQRVKVTIKLSEKEEVELRPGYAVDVKFVTYKEENRLAVPKAVLFPYEDGEALWVVRNGKAMVQPIVKGLENDQEVVILEGLEEGDQVIKNPQLEGLKEGKRISAQ
- a CDS encoding TetR/AcrR family transcriptional regulator translates to MNGFELRKKKKMESILLAARELFCQKGIKAVTITEIAKKAQVSPVSIYNFFESKDNLVKEVVFSIMDEQMKVYEELLDSELPFKEKFEKMVFMKMEAVEQFSSLILQSPIWNEPFTRNIINHFYETKTIPLTKKFIEQGKKEGFVNPDISTESIVLYVDMFKSLLERPMISKQEAYDLIYLCFFGLLGKTTSMEL
- a CDS encoding ABC transporter permease, which translates into the protein MVILWKKLFRDLKENKMAYIACLIVISIGLMSYTAMSIAMDNLNRAKNEFYEEKHFAEGFAKIRSMPLSKVQTLSRIEGIKKIEGRLVKDIRVLLPKGKEDNVYLRLVAIDPADPSHLNGVQKIQGRELEADKANIWIGPKFFEVHGLEMEEEISVVINGVKRKLVIAGTAQSPEFVYPMQNEQSMMPTPETFDIAYIPYEAMDSLFGAGGTVNDIIFTLEEGYSFQDVEDELKAKLKKYGFEVAFERKDQLSHAMLQQELDGVASMAKSVPFLFIGISAIILYIMLKRLVEQQRGLIGTLKAFGYTEKEILFHYLSYSWIIGLGGGIIGGLLGTALSGGMTEVYKEFFQLPNLKNQFSWEYFIMGIVLSVLGCLFAGFQGVKGVLKLHPAEGMRPEAPPIGKKILIESIKLLWSNLTVQGRMAMRNIFRSKGRSFFTLIGVIFTFAMMATMISFNDMLDMMIFDQFNKVQTYNVKVSFESPLYVKDVLRELKNKKGIIEMETMLEVPATFKNMYHEKNLVILGLHKESNLYNILDSSGNKVKVPTEGILLSDSIAKSLHVEVGDKVQFESPWAKEDPIYVYVTGIIPQYLGGNAYMEEESLGRLLGQGKIATSAILNIHPKDIASLKNEYKTSKVIQSIEESSTTLNKYKEMLGSYGYMIWVMVLIAVVTGFAIVYNSSIISLAERKRELASLRVLGMTYREVLEIISFEQWMLGGVGMLLGIPMTFVFKQSMAESMSSDIMTMPTYTSPSSFVIALMGTALAIILAQLNIARNIKKLDLVEVLKERE